DNA sequence from the Bacteroidota bacterium genome:
CAGATCAGATACTAAACGTGCGGGTCGTGTATTACGCACTGTGTTTTACACACTCAGGAATCACCTGACTATTGAAGAGAATTTCCAGCTTATAGCTCCGCTTCCGATGGTACTTAAGGCACTTTATATTGATGGGTGGAGGCCGGGTAAAAAGAAGATCAAAAGCCGCAAAAAGATAGATTTTGTAATGGAAATTATATGCGGGGACGAAGCCCCACCCTGGAAAGACTTCTCGACTGTTGATGATGTGGTATATGCATTGGCAGCGGTATTACGAACAATGAAAAAATATGTTTCGGATGGTGAATTTAAAGATATAATTGCTGTACTTCCGGGAGAAATGAAAAAGCTGGTGAAAGAGAGTTTAGAGTATACTAACGCGACAATAAAATAAAATCTGCAACAAATGACTACAATATTAGTACCTACAGACTTTTCAAAAAATGCGGGCAATGCTCTGAAATATGCTATCAACCTGGCGAAAAAGAAAAAAGCGAAGATCATACTTCTGCATTCATTTCAATCCACTTATATAACGCCCGAAGTTCCGGCTGAATATGTACTTGAGCAGCTTGAAGCAGAAGAACAAGTCTCCATTAAACAATTAAAAGCGATAGCTGAAAAAGTTACAAAAGCGGGTAAAATTAAATGCAGCTATATAAGCAAACAGGGTTTCGCTGTTGATGTGATAATTGATACCGTTAAAAATAAAAAGATAGATCTCGTGGTAATGGGCACAAAAGGTGCCGGCGGCCTTAAGGAAACCTTTATCGGCAGCAATACAGCGGTAGTAATAGAAAAATCACCGGTTCCTGTAATTGCAGTGCCCGAAAAAGCATCTTTTGAGAATATTAAAAACATTCTGTATGCCACTGATTACCGCATTACAGATGTGTTTGCATTGAAAAACCTCGCTAAAATTGGGAAGATGTTCAACGCTAAAATTGAAGTTGTACATATTTCAGATGGAGAATATGTGAAACAAGGCGAACAGGAATTATTAAACGAGTTTATAAAAAAGACAGGCAGCAAAATAAAATATAAAAAAGTGACCTACCACCTGCTCTATGGCGGCTCAGTAGAAAAAAAGTTGCAAGAATATGTAAAGAAAAGATCGATCAACCTGCTGGCTATGTCAACTCATCCCCGTAATTTCATTGATAAACTTTTCGGAAAAAGTGTTACGAAAAAGATGGTTTACCACACTAACGTTCCATTACTGGCCTTTCATTACAGGAAAGATCCGATAATATTTACTTAATGTTTTCCTGATCAGCATCAAAGATTGAGTAGCCAACTAAAAACGAAGAAACAAAGTGGCCTTCGAAAATTTTAATTAGAAGTCAAGAAAAAAGCATCAAAATTATTTTATACCGCACTATAAGCAATCTCAAAATAGTGAT
Encoded proteins:
- a CDS encoding DUF2267 domain-containing protein; the protein is MPFNFDKHAQKGNQFLHELAAEFGNRSDTKRAGRVLRTVFYTLRNHLTIEENFQLIAPLPMVLKALYIDGWRPGKKKIKSRKKIDFVMEIICGDEAPPWKDFSTVDDVVYALAAVLRTMKKYVSDGEFKDIIAVLPGEMKKLVKESLEYTNATIK
- a CDS encoding universal stress protein, with the translated sequence MTTILVPTDFSKNAGNALKYAINLAKKKKAKIILLHSFQSTYITPEVPAEYVLEQLEAEEQVSIKQLKAIAEKVTKAGKIKCSYISKQGFAVDVIIDTVKNKKIDLVVMGTKGAGGLKETFIGSNTAVVIEKSPVPVIAVPEKASFENIKNILYATDYRITDVFALKNLAKIGKMFNAKIEVVHISDGEYVKQGEQELLNEFIKKTGSKIKYKKVTYHLLYGGSVEKKLQEYVKKRSINLLAMSTHPRNFIDKLFGKSVTKKMVYHTNVPLLAFHYRKDPIIFT